A stretch of DNA from Oryzomicrobium terrae:
GTAGCCACCCTTGGTGTCGCCGGACGGTTTGTAGAAGACAGCGCTGTAGCGCTTGCCGTCGTTGGTGAATTCGGCGGCCAAAATACGGCCGGCACGCACAGGTTGGCCTTGGTGGTAAAGCATTTCGTACACCAGGTGAAAGCGGTCGCCGCGGCGCAGGTCACGGTGGAAATCCACCTCGCCGCCAAAAATATCGGCTAGCTGGCTGGCGATTGCGTCGGGGATATCGGCGGCATCGGCGGCTGCAAATAGTGAGCTGCGAATCTCACCGGAACCGTGCTGAACCCGGGTGCTGAGTTGTAGTACTTCGTGGTGGGTGACGAAATGTTCTCCCCGTCGCTCGACGACGAGTACCTGGTCCGCTGTGTTCAGGGGAAAGATCAAGGCAAGTAGACGCCCATTCGCATCGCTGCGGGCGCTGACAACTTTGCCGGGAGCGAGCTGTCGGTGGATGGGGGCCGCTTCTGCGGCAGTGCGCAGATATACCGCGGCATCACTGTCATCAAGCCCCAGGCGCATCATGAGTGCAGCGATCGAATCGCCGCGCTGTACCCGCTCCTCGCGTAGGTACCCCCACTCGCCCGTGTCGACGATCTGATTGGCCTGGATGGCGAGCTGCTCCACGACCGTCTGTTGCAGGACGGGGGTATTGTCCTCGCCTGTTGCCAAGGCGAAAACCGTCGCGGCGGTCGTTAAGAAAATTGCCCCGATTGCCGCGGTAATACGCGGGTGGCGGGGGGGGCGGACCCTTAGGCGGGCATGTGTGAGAAGGCTTTGCGCTAGAATGCGGCTCTTTTGCAGGGACATCGTAGGAGCTTGGAAGGTCGATTAATTGGCCGTCAGTATACCCAAGCACGCGCTGTCCCCAAGTTTGTTTTCCGCCTGTCCATTCAAGGACTTCCGGAGTGCGAGAGAGTGCTATGAGTCATCACGTTGAAGAGAGTCTGGGATTGATCAAGCGCGGCAGCGACGAGCTGCTGGTGGAGTCCGAGCTGGTTGAAAAGCTCAAGACTGGGCGCCCCTTGCGCATCAAGGCTGGCTTCGATCCCACGGCTCCTGATCTTCACTTAGGGCACACGGTGCTCATCAACAAACTGCGGCACTTTCAGGATCTGGGGCATCACATCACCTTCCTGATTGGTGACTTCACAGGAATGATCGGGGACCCTACCGGCAAGAACACCACGCGCCCACCGCTCTCGCGCGAACAGGTCTTGGAGAATGCGAAAACCTACCAAGCTCAGGTGTTCAAGATTCTTGATCCGGCCAAAACCGAAGTGGCTTTCAATTCGGTCTGGTTTAACGACCTTGGCGCGGCAGGCATGATCAAACTGGCGGCGCACTACACGGTGGCCCGCATGCTGGAGCGGGATGACTTTTCGAAGCGGTACTCGGGGGGGCAGCCCATCGCGGTCCACGAATTCC
This window harbors:
- a CDS encoding peptidoglycan DD-metalloendopeptidase family protein, producing the protein MSLQKSRILAQSLLTHARLRVRPPRHPRITAAIGAIFLTTAATVFALATGEDNTPVLQQTVVEQLAIQANQIVDTGEWGYLREERVQRGDSIAALMMRLGLDDSDAAVYLRTAAEAAPIHRQLAPGKVVSARSDANGRLLALIFPLNTADQVLVVERRGEHFVTHHEVLQLSTRVQHGSGEIRSSLFAAADAADIPDAIASQLADIFGGEVDFHRDLRRGDRFHLVYEMLYHQGQPVRAGRILAAEFTNDGKRYSAVFYKPSGDTKGGYYTPDGRSLRKAFLRSPLEFSRVTSGFSNARLHPVFHQMRAHKGVDYGAPIGTRVRAVGDGVVEIAGRQGGYGNIVVVRHAGRYSTAYGHLSGFAPGIKVGSRVSQGDVIAFTGQTGWATGPHLHYEFRIDGNQVNPLTIALPGTPPLAAADLARFRSTTAALQQQLALIKRDNSGATVTASR